The nucleotide window AAAGCCAATGGTGCCTTGGCAGCGGGTCCCCCCGCCGTTTTGTTTTCCTTCCACAACCAGAGAGgaagggtgggggagggttcAAGAGCCACAGAGCGTGCCAAGGGGCTTTTTGTCATGGGTTCCATTTTCAGTGCCGTCCAAAAGGACGCTTCTGTGTCTCTCGAAGGTCCAGATAAGGTTAAGGCTTCGCCAAGGAGACCAACCTTGATCGGCCTGACAAGTTTAGGGCACCTCTCAAGTGAGCAAACATCCTTCGCGCTATTTCCACCATCCTTCCCGTCTGACTGGTGCTCTTTTGCGCCGAAGAAATGATGGCTTTACGGGATAGACGTCAGCCTGAGGCCGCTTCAGGGGACGGATGTTTAGAAGTGATGGATCTCCAAGTTCGCGCCTCGGAGCTTTTCTCGCTATCCCATGGCCAACACAGACATGTTCGGCACGCCGAGCACTATGAGCCGAGAGAGCGGGCCAGAGAACGGCGACCTTGAAGTTTTTATTCTGCTGCCTGTCTGTATTTCCCCTCTTTTGTCCTGTGGGCTCTCAAGCGGTATGCTAGTGGACGGGTAGTCTACAGCGGGTAAAAGCCCAGTCCCCACATTTCACACCATATCGGCACAACGTGGGCCATGTCGACTCTCTAGACGCAGGCGGTCAAGCAGAGCAAAAGGGCAGCATATCGTCGAGCAAAAGTGACGTGACCGGGCACAAAAAGTGTAGCCTAGATGCTAATGCAGACTGAGCATGGGCGCAGGATGCGCTGGAACTCTGGAACGGTGTTTTGGGCCCCGTCTTGTAGCGGGGGCAGGGGTTTGGGTGTGTGGTCTTGGTATCCCAGCTCAGCCCTACCACGGGCCGTTTCGATCTACAGCACCTTGGCCGGCCctgctccctccctcccggcGCCTTGGTTGTCCATCATTTGACGTGATATATGTATATAGAGGAGGGGGAACTGGACTGTGTCATCATGACATTCAACATTCTGACATCAGCATCTATTTGACCACCTATCTAACTGACTCCAAGCCAAATCGCGCCACAaacatacacacacacacacacacacacacacatttACACGCTCACTGTGGGGACTGTTGTTGGACCCATCTCACCTGTGCCCCCCATTGTCGCCTTATCCCCTTTCTGAATCCTTTTCCGCAGCCACTTGCTGACAAAACAGGTTCCTGCAAAGAAAGCACTTGAAGAATACCAGTCACACagtcttttctctcttctcgCCTATCATCACCCAACATCACACACCATGATGCGTGCAAAGGCCATCCAAACAACCAAGTGGGGGACGGCATGTGCTCAGTGTGCTTCAGCGAAGGCAAAATGCTCTGGACGGTCAGCAAGTGGTGGAAAATGCGATAGGTTCGTCTGCAGCCCATGCCAAGTGCAGTTGTAACACGACCTCATTTACAAGCTTACTTGGTTGCTAACTCGTATTCTCGGACTACATGTACAGATGCGAGCGCCTGCTGAAGCAATGTACCGATCAAGTCCACCGTCCTCGCAAGACTCGTCAGCCTCGACAGTAAGCCCCGACCACTTGCCTGGTAGCCTCAGAgagccttctttttttttgacatTTCATACCTTATCTAGACCGGCTGCAGGTTTAGGAGAGCCCAGCTTCGACTCTCTTGTCTCTACGCCAGAAAAccctccatcaccgtccGCAGTCGATCTGGGAGCAGACTTTGCTTCATGttcgtcatcatcagtcCGGAGTCACACTTCAGCAGCCACACCCATGGGCTCTCTGGATGTCAGACCGTCCTTGATACGAACCTCGTCAATGCAAAGCCAGCAATCAGTTCAGCACGAATCATACTTTTTTACAGCCAGTCCACCTCACTGCTTGAATCAACAACACCTGAACCCGCTGCTCATTGAAGGGCTAGAGGATCTTGATGACCTGCTATTGAACCGATACCGAACCTGCTTGATGCCGGCACACCCGTTCGTTTTGATTCCCGACCATGTCTCAGCCTCGATGCTGGTAATCCATCGACCCTTTTTGATGCTTGCCATTCGAGTGGTGGCCGGGTTTGAGGGACTGCATTCGGTACAAGGCCAGATGCAGCATATTATGGACCATGTGGCCGACCGCATGTTTCGACAAGCCGAAAGGTCCATTGATCTTCTGATGggcattgttgttgtgctgGGGTGGTATCACTACCATTGCATGCGACACAGCCAGCTAAACAATCTGCTATGTTTAGCCGAGAGCCTGGTCAGCGATCTTGGCATCAACAAGAGGCCCCAGGTACAAAACGAGGGGAGAATGGCAGATGAGAAGAGGCTgcttttgggggtttggtaTCTGAGAAGCTCGTAAGTGTGGCACACTCCTCCAACTAGGAAAATTAACTGACCATCCACCTGTCAGAGCGGCAATGTATCTCCAGCAACTAACCTCGATGCCCTTCACCTCTTACATGCGCCAGTGCCTGGTGGAGttggatgaagaagaagaccacgACCTGGACGAGATTCTGGTGTACTGCATCAAACTGCAGTATCTGACCGAGCGGGTGGCAGTTCTCAAGACTCCCCAACCAGACCTCCCTGAGCAACAGAACCGAGAAAGGGGCACCGCAATTGCGTCATCACAGGAATATCTGGACAAGTTAATGAGAGAAATGCCCTCGGAGCTTAAAACAAACTGTAAGAAGGTCTATTCTGGAAGAATCTGACAACGAGACTGACTTGTCATTGGAAGCCGTATTGACAACCCACATCAACACGGTTATTCTTCGTCTATACGAGCCACAGCCATGCACCGGCCCTCTACGGATTTCATCGCCGAAACCACGCCGCTCGCGGTCTCCTACTGACCGAAACACCGGGGGCCTAAGCCTTGCATCAACAATTCATAATTCAGACACCAACACACAGATTAGAGCCTGGTTTGAGGGGTGGGTGCAAGGCATCCCGGCCCAGGCCTACCGCACACTACCTTCGAACTTGGTTTTTCAGCTGCTCTATGCAGTGGGGTCGTTGCTACGGTCCCATGGCGCCGcttcccaaccaccaccaagctcgtCAACCAGAGGCGACGCAGAGGTCATTGTGATTTTGGACCGCCTAGTAGCGCTGTGCTTCGCCAACTTTATTGGGGGTCAACCGCAGCCGGACATGACACACTTTTGGGAAGCGTTGGGTGAGCGACACCAGACGGTGtgctccccttccccatcagTCTCTGAGCATGGAGATGATTCCAACGGACCATTGACAGCCACACCTGCTACCTGGGAACAACAATATCGCCATGGCAGCAACGTCTTTACGCCGCCATCCAGGGTTGGATCGGCAGCACCAGACCCCAAGCTGGAGGCAGTCGATGTCGACCAATATCAAGTGGCATCACTCCCCATGATGACTAGCAACCAACTCCATTCACAGAGTCAGTGGGACTCACAGACAACCCAAACAGGGTGGGATCACCATACTGCGACGCCACAAGGCCAGATGTTGATGGTTCCTGGAGCCGAAGGAGTGGTAAATCCACAACTTTGGGGGCAGGATCAAGGAACGGGCGCATATCACCATTCCGAAGGGGGTTACTTTATGGGTTGATTAGGCACCTACCCAAGTACGTGAGTTCACATCCGGCGTTGGAGCGTGATTTGGTAGGGGATGCATGGAGATACCACCAGGAGTTTGGATCAAGTTTGGTTTAATGGGCAATGGAGTTGAGGTGTCTGGTCACGTGCAAATCCATTCTAAAGTATATAGATGACTTGATGATAGTTGTGTATTTACCGACCTATATAGCTGGCCTATAACATCAACTGGTAGATACTCACAAAAAGAACTTTTCCACAAGGACTTTAGCAGAAACAGATCTCAGGACAATCACGCCCACCTGAGGTGACAACCAACTCCATATTTCGGCCCCCAATACCTAGGTTCTTCTGACTTGACTACCTTACCAAGCTACATCGCCAATCTCATTGCTACCACATGTAACGATCCATCACTGCATGTTTGCCGGTTTCTCACCCAGTCAGAACTCTTCGATTGGCCAAGCAACACTGGGCCGTTCCAGCATCAGCTTTACAAGGGGTCGACGAGACCAGATGGAAGCCGAGCCGCCGTCCGGGAATTCCAGTAAAAGTCGGGATGGTTTGGCGCTAATGGCATGACCGCCTGCAGCCCTACGGCGTTGGGCCACGTTTTGTGCAGGAAAGGCGTCCAATGAAGAGATCACGGGAgccctcccgcctcctccatgttTCTTTGAGGCATGGTTTCCAACCCCAAGCTTATCTTGCAGATGTAGACCAAATCAGAGGCTGGCATGACGGAAGAAGCGAAGAGGCGAAGGAGCGCACATGCATGCATCATTTTGCCAGCAGTGCTTCTAACGAAGCAGATCTTACATCAGCACTGTCTCCTGCACGTGCGTATGCGATCCAGTCAATGCGTTTTAAACCGCAAGGAGGTCGCCGATATTTACAACATCATCGCCGAGGTCCTTTCGTGCCGTCCGCTCACGCAACAATGCTACATCTGCGGGCCGTCAAACTCAGttcaacacctcctcaccctcctcgcgCGGCCTCTTCCAGAGCATCGCGTAATGCGCCACGTCACCCAGGGCGATCTCTTCCCCGACTTGCTCAAACCCGAGCAGTGAGTAAAGATACTTGCCCTCGGGGGTAGCAATCAGGAAGGCGTCTCGCTTCTCCCTGGCGGCCTGCTCCAGGCCATGCTTCACCAGCATCTTACCAATTCCTCTGCGCTTTTGAGTGGGATCCACGCCGAGAATCATCAAGTCTGTGTCAATGTCAGTTGTGTTGTAAGTGAGGAGATTCAAAGATAGGTAATTTACACCACATCTGGCTGTGCCCTTCTTTCCCCAATGTTTGCTcagtcaccacctccatgaGCCCGAAGATTTCTTTCAGAGCATCCTGGTCCAGCGAAGGCGGCAGCACGTCAACCTCTGTTTCGCTTGCAGTCTGGGGTTTGGCTGTCGGTGGGAGGGAGTCTGGGGTCTCCCATTGGGCATATCCCACAATCTGCTCACTGCCATCTTCCAGcttgtcgacaacaacaTAGGTTttcttgccgtccttgaTCCGCCTGGTGTTGCGGGCAGCCCTCCACTCGGCCTCCTCCGTTGCAGCATCGGTGCGGGCGAGGTGGTGCAAGTGCGCCGGGAATAAAATCCGGGAGAGGGTGGGCCCGAACGAGTCGCGGCCGATGACGCCGATGCGCGGGGAATCGGCGACGGTGGCTTCACGGAGGGTCAGCATATTGTTTGTTATGACTGAAGTGGATATGAAGTCCtaagagatggagaggagaggtgaAAGGGGACAATGACTCATATACTACAACTGGCTTCGTCCAGGTTTTGTGAGCAAAATTTGGATCTGTCACTTGCCGACGACAACCGGCCCGAGTCAGCGTCACTGTGGAGTCACCGAGCTTCCGAACTCGACAAGGTGACCCCGCCCGGGTCTGTAAATGCGAGCCGGGGGGCTACCTCGAATCTAGGGATTACGATCATGCCAGAATAGGAAGCTTGTATTCGCTGTCTTAGAGAATAGGATGACGTATCACCACCTTTTCGCAGCTGATCCTGCCCTCCGCTGACGAGTTGATTGCGACGACAGCGTCCTCCTTTGATCGTACCACTCTTGTTGGCATCGGCTTCCAGGCTGCGGCGTGATTCTCCAGAAACCATCTCATAACTTTGTCCTGCCGGCTCCATGTCCACTCTGGAGATTGTTTTGGCAAGGCATCCCATTTGCGCGAAAAGATGGCAAACTCCCAATCTGAATCCCACTCTCTGGGGACTGGGCGAGCGCACGCCAAAGCATCTCGCTCTTGATCACCAGAGAGACATTGCTTTCCCCAGTAGCAACTgctattctcgtacgttGACCCCGCATCTTCCAACCCAGCACCCACGGCATCAAACACCGCTGTCAGCGTTACATCGAGGCTCTGGAGCGTCCGTTTGATCTCCTTGGTGGTTTCCTCTGGGTGCGTATAGTCAAATACATGCGTTGCCCCGATGCCCCTAAGCAGGTCATGATTCTTGGTCGAGGCCACAACAAAGATGAACTCGATGCCTATCTCTCTGGCCACTTGAATGGCTGCCCACCCAACCGCGCTAGCACCGCCCCAGATGAGGACTCCTTTTCCTTGAAAATGGGTTCCTGAGGGCAGTTGTTCAATTCCAGCACTCGCGAAACCAACCCCGAAAATATTGATAAATgcatcagcagcagtcaACAGAGAAGTAGGGaggcctgctgctgcttccgCACTGAGGCCTTCAGGCCGCGTCCAGATTAGATCCGACCGGGCAAGAATGTAGGGTTGATGAGCCCCAGCATGAAGCGGGCGGTGTGGGCCTGGCCAGGTCAACCCCAAGACAGGAGTGTTGGTTGTAAGATTAATGCCTGCATAGTCAAAGCCGGTGATGGAAGAGTGAAAGCCGAGATTGAAGTGCTTTTTGTCCGCAGGTTGGATAGCGGAGTGAGTGACTTTGATAGGGACATGAGTCTGGGGGGCTAAAGGGAGAGAGGCCGCGATGGGGAAGGGAGCGGCGATGGGGGTTATCTCGCCATCtgaagagagaaagagggcgGTGGGATGTGTTGTAGCCTCAGTCATGTTTTTTGGGGAAAGTTTGGCAAAATGAACGGCATGGCCTCGTAGAGATTCGTGGCAAGGACTGGGTCGTCTCTTAACGTTTTATCTCGACAACTCTCAGTCTGGTGTGCTTGATCAGATCAAAGGAGGTATCCCCGGACTTCGGCAGAGGGTTTGCCGGTGATGATTAGAAATCTTGCTGTGATTATTGATCTTTTCAATTTGTAATGGTCGCACCAGACTATGGCGTCATTACGAAAACTGTCAGCAGGTGATCTTGGGTCTTACCCAAACCCTTTTCCCAATTGATTAGGGGTAAAGGAGGTGAAAGGAGGCATTGGCAATGATGAAATACGTCTCTTTTCTACCTTGTACAGTGCTTTTATTCGTTGGCTGTGATGGGAAACTTCGATATTGGTTTCACAAAATGCATTGTTTACTGAGATACCTTGGGACGTATCGAAGCATATGAATTGCTGGAATCCTAAACTCTGGAATGTAACCTGCCCTACAGTCCAGAAAAAGTCAAACGAAATACCTAGCTAAAAGAGTGACAAGAAGCTCCAAAGATACCCAGCCAACAATCTTTTTACCCCTTAAGTTCCCCACGAACCCCATCGTTTGCCCAGAAAACTTTTCTCATACCCTTTCAGAAACAGTTGTTCTTGACAGTACTGATACCCAACAGCTCGGCACTCAAGTTGACCAAGATTTCGCCACCAGCCTTCAacttctcggccttggtggtggctcCCAACATGAGCTTAACAGCCTGCTTCGCACCCCCAAGCGCCTTGATGTACTTCTTAATCCTGAGCAGCTTGGCAGCAGGTACAGCAGTGGTGGCAAGGAGCTGGACAATGGCGGCAACACATTTGGCAATCTTCCACAGCGAGGCCCTGGCGGCGAGCTCACCCCTCTCGAAGAGGCTCAAGTTCTCCTCAACGGCATCAACATAATCGGTGTCCCGCTTGAGAGCCGTTTCGGGCTCACGGTCTCCATTGGCAACGAGCCACTGGTGGAGCACTTCATCTCCCTTCTCGAGGATGTCGTCGGGAATGCGCTCAATCTCGGCAAAGAGGTGGTCGAGGGGGAAGTCGAAGTCGCGAGTGAAGTTGAAGTTGGTCGCCCAGGTGGCAGGGGCCTGTGCGCGAGCTTCCAGAACGGCAGGGCCACCCGCGTCGTTCTCAAAGTCGTCGGTGTCAGGGAGAAGGCCATGGTTGTCATAGGGGGCGGGGATGGCGGTGACAGTGGCCACAAAGAAAGCGGCAGCAGTGGTGAGGAGTTGGAACTTCATGTTGATGGTTGGAAGTCTGAGAGTAAGGTAGTTGACTGTTGCTAAAGGGTTTTCAAAGGATGAGCAAGCTAGATGGTGCTTTGAaagctgttgatgatgagggtgattATGGAGAATAGACACGGATGAAGTGGCCCCCTTTATACAGTTTTCTGGCCCTTTCATGAACCTATTTGGTCTTTGCTGCTactctcatcctcgccaccacccaaaaaaaTCCCAAGTCTCACCTTCGCACCAGGATAATCTTGGAGTTGCTGACCCGACTCTAGGCAACTTCATTAAGCTTCGGTTTCTCAACTTGGCAATCATCAGGGGTCGAATAGGTTATGCAACAAGCAGTCTCTCTATCTCCAAGTACATGCGGCGCAGAACAAGGCTCTGCCCCTGAAATCATGCGGCAGATAGATAATCGGCAACGTGAGCCTTGTCAGACAGGCTGTGGTCTACATCTTTCTTGGTGAGGTGGGACAAAGGTTGAGCCGTGCCAAGGTAAGCGTTGCGAGTATAGAGATGGAGGGTTACATTAGGCGTGCGGCGTTGGGCGCAGTCGTTGGCCCGCCCCTGAAATAAGTCCAGCTGAACTGCAGAAGAAGGGTGTTTGGATGAGCTTGTTTGTGCCACCCCCCGCACTTTGATCTGGCCAAGCACAGTGAGATTTACCTAGTCGATCTGCAACAAGTGTATTCCACACGGGTGGTCTGTGGGAGCTCAAGGAAGAAAAAATATGGTGAGCATGATGTATCGAGAGAGCAAACTATTTACCAAAATGAAAACAAATAGAAAAAGCAATACGCCCTCACAACCTGACCCACTGGGAGCAACCGGTCCTCCCACATGATCTTATCGCCGACAATGACAAGTGATGCTGTTTGACGACCTCCAACGGGCAGGCACCGTGCATTGTTCACGATCCAATCAAGGCGGTCGACGTCAGCGTCGGACGGACATTGTGGGGACGGCGTTAAACCAGGCATTGTGGATGAATCAAGCACAGCATTATCTCCGGTTCTCTGAAGGAACTGCTCTgccattttttcttttcgacACATTGATATTGGTCACAGTCATAGATGGGTCAGCTTTCTGCCTCTTGCCCCACCGATGGGCAACCACATCGGGCGGCGGTCGTCGGCGCTGGAATAGCAGGCTTGTGCGCCGCCATCGCCCTCCGTCGTGCAGGATGGCATGTCGCCGTGTACGAGAAGAGCAGCTTCAAAAACGAAATTGGTGCGGCCATCACGATAACACCCAACGCGACCTTGGTTCTGGAACGGTTTGGATTCGACTTTTTGGAATTCGGCGGCGTTCGCAATGAGATGCTCCTGCGCTACGAGGCGAAGAACTTGTCCCTGCTTCAAATGGAATACTATGGCCCGGACTCAGGCGCAGAATGGAGTCGCTTTTGGTCAGTTCACAGGGTGGACTTGCACAGTGGGCTCAGAGGGCTAGCGACCCAGACGCAAGACAACACACCAGGGCCACCAGCAGATATCCGATTGGGCCAAGAAATTACGGGAATCGATTGCGAGGCCGGCACAGTCAAACTCAAAGACGGGAGACTGGAGCAGTATGACTTGGTAATAATAGCAGATGGGGCTCATGTAAGTCTGGACTCTTTCACCTCGCCCAGGAAGGGAAATTGATCAGCATAGAGCCGCTTAATTGAGGATTTTACCGGGAATCCGTCCACGGTTCACCGCACAGGCCGGTCTATTTACAGATGGCTGGTATCCATGGACGAGGTCAATGCAGATCCTGTACTCCAAAACCTCTACACAGACCCGCAAGGAAGTCGGAAAAGCGGCTTCGTGGCTTGGGATGATCAAGAAACCAGGATACTTTGGGTCAGCTACAAGTGTAGGGGCGGCAAGGTGCTGAACAATGCCGTGGTTCATGAAACGCAAAccggtgaaggagaagaggatcTTTGGCAATCTCCCGTATCACGAGAACAAATCCTCAAGGTGCTTTGCAACTTTCACCCGTCAGTTCAAAACATGGTCTCCATGACGGCCGAGGACGGCATCAAAGCCCACCACCTCTACAAACGGCTTCCACTCCAAAGCTTTGTTCGTGGAAAGacgttggtgatgggagatGCAGCACATGTCATGATGCCCATTCATGCGGCCGGAGCAAGCATGGCTATCGAGACAGCGGCCACGTTGGAAACACTTTTCGACCTTTCCGGGAGCACATGGACAATGGACAGCCGGCTGGAGATGTTTGACAAGCTCCGAGTGCCCCGATGTAACCTCGCCATGCTTTCTTCCAACGCTGGCCCGGAATGGCTCCACATTCCGGGTGTGGAGGACGAGATTCGAAAGTACTACTCTGGTCCTCTGCCGCCTGCTGGTGCCATGCCTTATAGCAGTGCGTTTAGGGACGTCTTGTTCAAACACGACGAATACCGAGCCGCAAGAGAGTGCATGGACAAGACAGCCAAGAACTAGGTGGACGAGATGGGAAAGAGACGGAAGACCAGCAGAGACGGATAAACTGCTGCAGGCAAGGAGCTGTGCAGTAGAACAGATGCAAATGACACGAGTTTTGATTGCGCCAGCTCTCTCGGGGTATGTCACCCCATTTGTGTGGTCTTGGATGCCAATACCCCCTCAAACCCTTATCAGATGAGGAAGTTGTGGGTAAATCAGACATTTCGCCCCCCACGTTTTTGTCCTCAAGGTGTCCAGGAAATGAGTGAGTGGCGGGTATGTACCTGTGGTCGGGTTGGACAGCGAGCTCGCTCTCGGTGATTCGGTGAATGTGGTGGGAGGTGACAACAAGGTGATTTTCCTTCTCAGGCTATGAGGCAACCCTCATTCATCACACCTTGAGTACGACGTTCCAATGACACCCCAAGGGATTCTAGAAGaattccccccccccacattGTCAATCCCTATTCGGGCTGCATCCAAGCGAGACTCTCTTGTGCTATCACAAGCTGCGCACCTCGACAGTGCCGAGAGACAATGCTGTACCGCTGGCTATATGAAGTGTAAATGTAGCGGAGCTTCTTCGGGTTACCGCCAAGGCGGATTCAACCTTTTATACAGACTCTGGCCCACGAAATGACGGCACGACGCCCGCCGTTCCTGCATGACCCCAGCACAGCATCCTCGGTAAAAACGGCAGCCTGTCATTTAGCCTCTATCTGGAATCTCACTTGCTTATAACACTGCAAATGCTCCGGATAGTGCCTCACTGTGACGCCCAAGACGTGTAAATTAAGAAAAGAATAGCTTCTGAGCGGGTTCCTGATCTAACAGCCGGCAGCCGAGATGCCTTCTCCAAAAAATCAAGACCGTGAGGTCCCTAATCAGGGCTTGTGGGGTGAAGGGTCAAGACACGGGGCATGAGGGGGTCGTGGATGAGAGATGAAGCCGAGTGGAAATTGATTATTTACATGAGCTCCCCCATCCCTTGGTCGGGAGTTGCCAGCTTGATCCTGCTCCTCGTCCCGCCCCTCTAGACCACGACAGTGAGCGTGAAACGACAGCAAAGATGAAGTCCATGTACATTGGACTGGCAGCAGCTGCCTTGTCGTGGACAGGCGTGCTGGCCAGCGAGAGCAACAACGCCATTCCCAACGAAGCCCTCCTCGCTCGTCGCCCTCGTGTGCTCCAGAGCCGCCACCGAAACGGCACCACTGACTACGCCCAACTTGGTCTTCGTCAGGAAGGTGGCAGATGCGGAGCGGGAGTTGGACGCTGCCCCGATGGGCAGTGCTGCTCCGACTATGGCTTCTGCGGTTTGACCGTTGACCACTGCCATCCTCTGTTTGACTGTCAAGCCCAGTATGGTGTCTGCGGATGGCCTCCCCCGGTGCCTGCCACCACATcgactcctcccccccccccaacgACCacgtcaacccccccaccccctcccaccaccacttccaccacttccaccacttccaccacttccaccactgctcccccgcctcctcctaCCACTACAAGCAGTGTGGTTGTAATCCCCCCGAGCAGCACCTCATCAACTCCCTCTGTTCCCCAGCCTACTGGTCCCCTGGTTGTGACCACCAATGGCCAGTGCGGAAACGGCACCATGTGCATTGGAAACCCCAACTACGGCCCTTGCTGCTCGCAGTATTTCTGGTGCGGTTCCTCAATTGACTTCTGCGGTGCCGGCTGTCAGTCCAACTTTGGTGCTTGTCTCGGCATCCCTGGTCTGCCCGGAACTCCCATCAACGGCACGACCACAAGCACCTCGCCCGTTGTCCCGCCCACGACTACATCCACCCCGGTTGTTGTgcctcccaccacaacctcctccaccaccaccaccagcaccaccaccacgagcTCGACTTCCACCAggaccacctccaccacttctGTCGCGCCCACTCCTACCCTGGTCCTCCCACCCGGTCAGAGATCTTCTACCGACGGACGCTGCGGTAGCGGTCAGAACTGCTTGGGTTCCACCTTCGGAAGATGCTGCTCGCAGTTTGGCTGGTGCGGCGATGGCGATCAGTACTGCCCGTATATTGTCGGGTGCCAGCCCGAGTTTGGCTACTGCGATCCCAACTAAGCTGCAGTTCCCTTGTTTACTGTAGAATTACGCGTTGTAGACAGCAAATGGGTCTGTCATTTGTGCGGAGAGAGAAGATTTGAAGGTTTAAAGGCTGGAAGATTACAGCGAATATCAAGTTAATGTTCAAATTGACTCCCTATTTGGTTCCAACAGGTGTTATGATCTACCGATTGTCAAAAGCGACCGCACCTATATGAAGTGTGCCGATGATGTCAGTTGGGGTAAGCAATAatgaaaaaagggggggtacTCCATGGGCGGTGGGCCGAGtgtggatgggtggggaAGCAAAAATAATGGTATTTGATTTCGTCCAGGCTCGAACTGGAGACCTTCAGTGTGTTAGACTGACGTGATAACCAACTACACCACGAAACCATCTGATTTGTAATGATTACCACACGTAATAGGCCTTGTGTAGAGGTATCAACGCGACAATAACGAACATCACACATGGTCTACAAGCAATACTGCCCAGCAATCAAACCGAGCAGGATACAAATGGCATCTAAATGTATACTTCACAGATATCAGCCCATCCAGCAGTCGTGGGGTGCATCGGCAGATAGTTGCAGCGGGTGCATCATGCTCGGCTGGATCTGGTGCGCCATTGGCCAGCCAACACCTCAGCCCCTATTGATCTCCTGACACTTTCCAATACAATGCCGGCACCGCCCGTGTAAAACAAGCCTATAAGAACAACACGCCGTCAGAGCCAGCGCAAAAATATCTTGACAATTTTTTCTACCGTCCAAATACAACTGTATCAACTTTCCCCATCAATATCACCTGCATTACCATCAACCATGAACCACAACATCACCGACGTTGCCCCTTACCAACCGCTACTTCGACGTCCGCACTCCCCAATTTCATatccgaagaagaagaaatcgaGGATATTTCCTGATCTCACCAGGAATATCAACTTGGGCGAAGACATTGACCTCGTCGTTGGCCTCACAGCCACAGCGCTCACAGCCGACCAAGTCCTCAAGCTCAAAGACAGCAAAAAGCACAAGGCCATGCATTTAGCAAAGGCCAGCCTgagtgccg belongs to Podospora bellae-mahoneyi strain CBS 112042 chromosome 6, whole genome shotgun sequence and includes:
- a CDS encoding hypothetical protein (COG:O; EggNog:ENOG503PDTM); translated protein: MKSMYIGLAAAALSWTGVLASESNNAIPNEALLARRPRVLQSRHRNGTTDYAQLGLRQEGGRCGAGVGRCPDGQCCSDYGFCGLTVDHCHPLFDCQAQYGVCGWPPPVPATTSTPPPPPTTTSTPPPPPTTTSTTSTTSTTSTTAPPPPPTTTSSVVVIPPSSTSSTPSVPQPTGPLVVTTNGQCGNGTMCIGNPNYGPCCSQYFWCGSSIDFCGAGCQSNFGACLGIPGLPGTPINGTTTSTSPVVPPTTTSTPVVVPPTTTSSTTTTSTTTTSSTSTRTTSTTSVAPTPTLVLPPGQRSSTDGRCGSGQNCLGSTFGRCCSQFGWCGDGDQYCPYIVGCQPEFGYCDPN